In the genome of Rhodoferax sp. BAB1, one region contains:
- a CDS encoding CHASE2 domain-containing protein, giving the protein MDLGQALQGRSSRAASILLAIVSVLLVTLLYYKQNAFLEGFEARTYDLRFKSLRGPIPPHPDIAIITIDDRSIAELGRFPWSRQQYVRLLERLEAAKPKAILFDVFFPEVENAETDQALAEAIRRAGNVVLATTFEFDRQFRVSGSTGSLPQLERAAAGIGHINLIPEEDGVNRRNLLQIERDGQAVPSLGLMAAMLTLGEKQFSSESFRVRLGERSIPVGHDGALWINYTGAPGNYPRYAFADVVSGRVDLASLRGKTVFLGATALGVYDMRVTPFHANSPGVEVHAAVADDILSQRYIHRTGLQSLFDLVMIVLAGGLSYYLTARMRLHRAIPAVLLLGAAYVGLCYWLFLQGQWVSMVYPPLAAIVSLLVGGGFRYMVLERNAREMRAMFSSYLSSKLVNQLEKNPGAARIGGDNREVTVMFTDIKGFTAFSERHKPQVVVARLNEYLAAMVQLIYAHDGTVDKFMGDGILAYWGAPLSQPDHAKRAVACALAMKQVMAELGARWQQQGLEPFVIRGGIQTGDVVAGNIGSRGQKMEYTVIGDTVNQASRLEGMAKYFGVDFVVGDATYLKTCDSFRFRRLDRVRVAGKDIPVAIHELRGPVQPQEDRLETLFAAALAQFRQKHWEAAETAFLAILAEYPNDIPSRLYLERCLQFKAVPVSTDWDGVFNRQDK; this is encoded by the coding sequence ATGGATCTGGGTCAGGCGCTGCAGGGGCGCAGTTCGCGCGCGGCATCCATCCTGCTGGCCATCGTGTCGGTGCTGCTGGTCACGCTGCTGTATTACAAGCAGAACGCCTTCCTCGAAGGTTTCGAGGCGCGCACCTACGACCTGCGTTTCAAGAGCCTGCGCGGCCCGATCCCGCCGCACCCGGACATTGCCATCATCACCATCGACGACCGCAGCATCGCCGAGCTCGGCCGTTTCCCCTGGAGCCGCCAGCAGTACGTGCGCCTGCTGGAGCGCCTGGAGGCCGCCAAGCCCAAGGCCATCCTCTTCGATGTCTTTTTCCCCGAGGTCGAAAACGCCGAGACCGACCAGGCCCTGGCCGAGGCGATCCGGCGCGCCGGCAACGTGGTGCTGGCCACCACCTTCGAGTTCGACCGCCAGTTCCGCGTCAGCGGCAGCACCGGCAGCCTCCCGCAACTGGAGCGGGCGGCGGCCGGCATCGGCCACATCAACCTGATCCCCGAGGAAGATGGCGTCAACCGGCGCAACCTGCTGCAGATCGAGCGCGATGGCCAGGCCGTGCCCTCGCTGGGCCTGATGGCGGCCATGCTGACCCTGGGTGAGAAACAGTTCAGCAGCGAATCCTTCCGGGTGCGGCTGGGCGAGCGCAGCATTCCGGTGGGCCACGATGGCGCCCTCTGGATCAACTACACCGGCGCGCCCGGCAACTACCCGCGTTATGCCTTTGCCGACGTGGTCAGCGGCCGGGTCGACCTGGCGTCGCTGCGCGGCAAGACCGTGTTCCTCGGTGCCACCGCGCTGGGCGTCTACGACATGCGGGTCACGCCCTTCCATGCCAATTCGCCCGGGGTGGAGGTGCACGCCGCCGTGGCCGACGACATCCTGAGCCAGCGTTACATCCACCGCACCGGCCTGCAGTCCCTGTTCGACCTGGTCATGATCGTGCTGGCCGGCGGGCTGAGCTACTACCTGACGGCGCGCATGCGCCTGCACCGCGCCATTCCCGCCGTGCTGCTGCTGGGCGCCGCTTATGTGGGGCTGTGCTACTGGCTGTTCCTGCAGGGCCAGTGGGTCAGCATGGTCTACCCGCCGCTGGCGGCCATCGTCTCCCTGCTGGTGGGCGGGGGCTTCCGTTACATGGTGCTGGAGCGCAATGCGCGCGAGATGCGCGCCATGTTCTCCAGCTACCTCTCCAGCAAGCTGGTCAACCAGCTCGAGAAGAACCCCGGGGCCGCGCGCATCGGCGGCGACAACCGCGAGGTGACGGTGATGTTCACCGACATCAAGGGTTTCACCGCCTTCAGCGAACGGCACAAGCCGCAGGTGGTGGTGGCGCGCCTGAACGAATACCTGGCCGCCATGGTGCAGTTGATCTACGCGCACGACGGCACGGTCGACAAGTTCATGGGCGACGGCATCCTGGCCTATTGGGGGGCGCCGCTGTCCCAGCCCGACCACGCCAAACGCGCCGTGGCCTGCGCGCTGGCCATGAAGCAGGTCATGGCCGAACTGGGGGCACGCTGGCAGCAGCAGGGCCTGGAGCCTTTCGTGATCCGCGGCGGCATCCAGACCGGTGACGTGGTGGCCGGCAACATCGGCTCGCGTGGCCAGAAGATGGAATACACGGTGATCGGCGACACCGTCAACCAGGCCTCGCGCCTGGAGGGCATGGCCAAGTATTTCGGTGTGGATTTCGTGGTGGGCGATGCCACCTACCTCAAGACCTGCGACAGCTTCCGCTTCCGCCGCCTGGACCGCGTGCGCGTGGCCGGCAAGGACATCCCCGTGGCCATCCACGAGCTGCGCGGCCCCGTGCAACCCCAGGAAGACCGGTTGGAGACCCTGTTCGCCGCGGCGCTGGCCCAGTTCCGCCAGAAACACTGGGAGGCGGCTGAAACGGCCTTCCTGGCCATCCTGGCCGAGTACCCCAATGACATTCCGAGCCGGCTATATTTGGAGCGCTGCCTGCAGTTCAAGGCAGTGCCCGTCTCCACCGACTGGGATGGCGTGTTCAACCGCCAGGACAAGTAA
- a CDS encoding fibronectin type III domain-containing protein, whose amino-acid sequence MRFFTIAALALLLQGTVLAQGSAPGRVEYVRFLQAAETRKLLGLGGNRLYVVRKNGQVDVLDAGPSGQVLLSLQARDAEGRALLGQPEAVAVSEDTVYVVDSAESRVVMYGLDGKYKGRFGGRGSEGGLSSPQGIAFAGGIVYVADTGNSRIQMYGDNGVFLSTLPIDSAPANKGLEDRKVPYKLEKPAAVVVDPQGRIYVLDAAGGLFSDRSQVKVYAQDGSHLRLLPKNGKPVALQMAHDGVFVADAEGYAIQKYDAEGRMVSYFGSRGDGRAQFQSLSGLALVGADVYVGDQARGLVHHFRAGAAPAAQLTPRQTAVPYVRWQQSLKVAAGRMAWDGKDTLVAVARDKPALLRLKDGAAQEMPLKDLSPTALAFDKGGALWVLERNRGRLHKLDAAGNPALTVGSSGSRNGQLDEPGDFVIASDGSLYVADSGNGRIQGFSADGVFFKLINKGTSEALRRPVALAIDAQDQLYVLDTGRNAITVYSPAGEPLREFGNDPARETEKLSRPVALLAMQEELFVLDSDRVRVYSFEGSLLRSFAAPGSENGELSEADALAARDASSFYIAERGGPRLQLFSTQYKPRAPQQLAAQPAVHAVELRWAASPLAYVSQYHVYRAASAAGPFVRIGSSPGAQYTDAQLRPEETFHYRVAAATASGQEGLAGAAVSGAALKYTPPPLQEIKAEATTARVRLSWKALDAKLVTGYVVYQKEGEKFSKLAETTTPEFQRDNLNPGTAYTFWLAARSVDGVESEKQAVSASTQADNRAPLEIDATHLHNVFSNSYKLYEKDGVGTIKLSNNTRSTMNDIKVSFVLNNFMDFPTEQRIAELAPGASREVVLKAVFNNNILTLTEDTPVQAKLEASYFENGQPRVYSQIKTINIYDKHRMGWDERGRYAAFVTPKDPLLINFSRAVASEFGANKEPTQLAAALFNTLGALGVTYVQDPINPYQVTSNKVDYVDYIQYPRETIQRRSGDCDDLVALYSAALESLGIPTRVLLVPGHMLMMLATGVEAPSDGYTMDNMYVAHEGMLWIPVEATLVGKSFIKAWETGAATYYREKGKDGFAIFDVHEAWEKFKPAGLPDDPWRAPVVTREVIERNFPGDLLSVLKISSQTMTRRYLQAIQQNPADMDAHLQTGIILARQGDRAEARKYFRKVVDGQPRNAAALNNLGNLHMLDSQYAEAQKFYADAAKADPRDAEILVNLALAYKAVKNVDKAKAAFAQAQKVDPAMAGKYKALGLELMNALSSTPKAKPAPAAPREKK is encoded by the coding sequence ATGCGTTTTTTCACCATCGCCGCCCTGGCCCTGCTGCTGCAGGGCACGGTCCTGGCGCAGGGCAGCGCGCCCGGCCGGGTCGAGTACGTGCGTTTCCTGCAGGCCGCCGAGACCCGCAAGCTGCTGGGCCTGGGCGGCAACCGCCTCTACGTGGTCCGCAAGAATGGCCAGGTCGACGTGCTCGACGCCGGCCCCTCCGGCCAGGTGCTGCTCAGTCTGCAGGCCAGGGACGCCGAGGGCCGGGCCCTGCTGGGCCAGCCCGAAGCGGTGGCCGTCAGCGAGGACACCGTCTACGTGGTGGACAGCGCCGAGAGCCGTGTCGTGATGTACGGCCTGGACGGCAAATACAAGGGCCGTTTCGGCGGCCGCGGCAGTGAGGGCGGCCTGTCCTCGCCGCAGGGCATCGCTTTTGCCGGCGGCATCGTTTATGTGGCCGACACCGGCAACAGCCGCATCCAGATGTACGGTGACAACGGCGTCTTCCTCTCCACCCTGCCGATCGACAGCGCGCCCGCCAACAAGGGCCTGGAAGACAGGAAGGTGCCCTACAAGCTGGAAAAACCGGCCGCCGTGGTCGTGGACCCGCAGGGCCGGATCTACGTGCTCGACGCGGCCGGCGGCCTGTTCAGCGACCGCTCGCAGGTCAAGGTCTATGCCCAGGACGGCAGCCACCTGCGCCTGCTGCCCAAGAACGGCAAGCCGGTGGCGCTGCAGATGGCGCATGACGGCGTTTTCGTCGCCGACGCGGAAGGCTATGCCATCCAGAAATACGACGCCGAGGGGCGCATGGTCTCGTATTTCGGTTCGCGCGGTGACGGCCGCGCCCAGTTCCAGAGCCTGAGCGGCCTGGCGCTGGTCGGCGCCGACGTCTACGTGGGCGATCAGGCGCGCGGGCTCGTGCACCACTTCCGCGCCGGTGCCGCGCCGGCGGCGCAACTCACGCCCAGGCAGACGGCCGTGCCTTATGTGCGCTGGCAGCAGAGCCTGAAGGTGGCTGCCGGTCGCATGGCCTGGGACGGCAAGGACACGCTGGTCGCCGTGGCGCGCGACAAACCGGCCCTGCTGCGCCTGAAGGACGGCGCCGCCCAGGAGATGCCGCTCAAGGATCTGAGCCCTACCGCCCTGGCCTTCGACAAGGGCGGTGCCCTGTGGGTGCTGGAGCGCAACCGCGGCCGCCTGCACAAGCTGGACGCGGCCGGCAACCCGGCATTGACCGTGGGCAGCAGCGGCAGCCGCAACGGCCAGCTCGACGAGCCGGGCGACTTCGTCATCGCCAGCGACGGCAGCCTCTACGTGGCCGACAGCGGCAACGGCCGCATCCAGGGCTTCAGCGCCGACGGGGTGTTCTTCAAGCTGATCAACAAGGGTACGAGCGAGGCGCTGCGCCGTCCGGTGGCGCTGGCCATCGATGCGCAGGACCAGCTCTACGTGCTCGATACCGGCCGCAATGCCATCACCGTCTATTCCCCGGCCGGCGAGCCGCTGCGCGAGTTCGGCAACGACCCGGCGCGCGAGACCGAGAAGCTCAGCCGCCCGGTGGCCCTGCTGGCCATGCAGGAGGAGCTGTTCGTGCTCGACAGCGACCGTGTGCGTGTCTACAGCTTCGAGGGCAGCCTGCTGCGCAGTTTTGCGGCGCCCGGCAGCGAGAACGGCGAACTCTCCGAAGCCGATGCTCTGGCCGCGCGCGATGCCAGCAGTTTCTACATCGCCGAGCGCGGTGGCCCGCGCCTGCAGCTGTTCAGCACGCAGTACAAACCGCGCGCGCCGCAGCAGCTGGCCGCGCAGCCGGCGGTGCACGCCGTGGAACTGCGCTGGGCCGCTTCCCCGCTGGCCTATGTGAGCCAGTACCACGTCTACCGCGCAGCCAGTGCCGCCGGGCCCTTTGTGCGCATCGGCAGCAGCCCGGGCGCGCAGTACACGGATGCCCAGCTCAGGCCCGAGGAGACCTTCCACTACCGCGTGGCGGCCGCCACGGCCAGTGGCCAGGAAGGCCTGGCCGGAGCGGCCGTGAGCGGCGCGGCGCTCAAGTACACGCCGCCGCCACTGCAGGAGATCAAGGCCGAGGCCACCACGGCACGCGTGCGCCTCAGCTGGAAGGCGCTGGACGCGAAGCTGGTGACCGGCTATGTGGTCTACCAGAAGGAGGGCGAGAAGTTCAGCAAGCTGGCCGAGACCACCACGCCCGAGTTCCAGCGCGACAACCTCAACCCCGGAACGGCCTACACCTTCTGGCTGGCCGCGCGCAGCGTGGACGGCGTGGAGTCCGAGAAGCAGGCCGTGTCGGCCAGCACCCAGGCCGACAACCGCGCCCCGCTGGAGATCGACGCCACCCATCTGCACAACGTCTTCTCCAACAGCTACAAGCTCTACGAGAAGGACGGCGTGGGCACCATCAAGCTGAGCAACAACACGCGTTCGACCATGAACGACATCAAGGTCAGCTTCGTGCTCAACAACTTCATGGACTTCCCCACCGAGCAGCGCATCGCGGAGCTGGCGCCGGGCGCCAGCCGCGAGGTCGTGCTCAAGGCCGTCTTCAACAACAACATCCTCACGCTGACCGAGGACACCCCCGTGCAGGCCAAGCTGGAGGCCAGCTACTTCGAGAACGGCCAGCCCCGGGTCTACAGCCAGATCAAGACCATCAACATCTATGACAAGCACCGCATGGGCTGGGACGAGCGCGGCCGTTATGCCGCCTTCGTCACGCCCAAGGATCCGCTGCTGATCAACTTCTCGCGCGCCGTCGCCTCCGAATTCGGCGCCAACAAGGAACCGACCCAACTGGCCGCGGCGCTCTTCAACACCCTGGGCGCCCTGGGCGTGACCTATGTGCAGGACCCGATCAACCCCTACCAGGTGACGTCCAACAAGGTCGACTACGTGGACTACATCCAGTACCCGCGCGAGACCATCCAGCGCCGCTCGGGTGACTGCGACGACCTGGTGGCCCTGTACTCGGCCGCGCTCGAGAGCCTGGGCATCCCCACCCGTGTGCTGCTGGTGCCGGGCCACATGCTCATGATGCTGGCCACCGGGGTGGAGGCGCCGTCCGATGGTTACACCATGGACAATATGTACGTGGCGCACGAAGGCATGCTGTGGATCCCGGTAGAGGCCACGCTGGTGGGCAAGTCCTTCATCAAGGCCTGGGAAACGGGGGCGGCCACCTATTACCGCGAAAAGGGCAAGGACGGTTTTGCCATCTTCGACGTGCACGAGGCCTGGGAGAAGTTCAAGCCCGCCGGCCTGCCCGACGATCCCTGGCGTGCGCCGGTGGTCACTCGCGAGGTGATCGAGCGCAACTTCCCCGGTGACCTGCTCTCGGTGCTCAAGATCAGCTCGCAGACGATGACGCGCCGTTACCTGCAGGCCATCCAGCAGAACCCGGCCGACATGGACGCGCATTTGCAGACCGGCATCATCCTGGCCCGCCAGGGCGACCGCGCCGAGGCGCGCAAGTACTTCCGCAAGGTCGTGGACGGTCAGCCGCGCAACGCCGCTGCCCTCAACAACCTGGGCAATCTGCACATGCTGGACTCCCAGTACGCCGAGGCCCAGAAGTTCTACGCCGACGCCGCCAAGGCCGACCCCAGGGATGCGGAGATCCTGGTCAACCTGGCCCTGGCCTACAAGGCCGTGAAGAATGTGGACAAGGCCAAGGCGGCGTTTGCCCAGGCGCAGAAGGTGGACCCGGCCATGGCCGGCAAGTACAAGGCCCTGGGCCTGGAGCTGATGAATGCCCTGTCCTCCACCCCCAAGGCCAAACCGGCGCCGGCGGCTCCGCGTGAGAAAAAATAG